A genomic segment from Diospyros lotus cultivar Yz01 chromosome 5, ASM1463336v1, whole genome shotgun sequence encodes:
- the LOC127802710 gene encoding BTB/POZ domain-containing protein NPY2-like, with product MKFMKLGSKPDCFHTDGNNVRYVASELATDIVISIGEVKFYLHKFPLLSKSARLQKLVASSNEQNGDEVQIHDIPGGPVAFEVCAKFCYGMTVTLNAYNVVAARCAAEYLEMHETMEKGNLIYKVDVFLNSSIFRSWKDSIIVLQTTKSLLPWSEELKLVTHCIDAIASRASVDVSKVNWSYTYNRKKLPEENGNDPNWNEIRHRTVPRDWWIEDLCELEVDMYKRVVTNIKNMGMVPSEVVGEALKAYALRRLPGFGKGTIHCGDMLKAQAMVDVLVMLLPAERGSVSCSFLLKLLKASLLVCSGEMVKRELTRRTGQQLEEASVSDLLIPTPEGKTVRYDVEIVGRMLEEFMMQDEDAESTRLAEGDEIHETRKPSILTEASKLMVAKLVDGYLAEIAKDPDLPLLTFVNLAEMVSGFSRPAHDGLYRAIDTYLKEHPGISKSERKRICRLMDCKKLSVDACMHAVQNERLPLRVVVQVLFFEQVRAAASSGCSTPDLPRSIKELNSCSHGSSRSATTNPDEDWDAMATAEELNALKAEVAALRLGGDRNGTDTRGDKAAITKMKGLLMSKRIFSKIWSSKAAQGDNSGSDSSESHGSANPEEVKSTPMRNRRHSVS from the exons ATGAAGTTCATGAAGCTGGGATCGAAGCCGGATTGCTTCCACACTGATGGGAACAATGTCAG GTATGTAGCTTCTGAATTGGCAACTGACATTGTTATCAGTATAGGAGAAGTGAAGTTTTACCTACACAAG TTTCCTCTTTTGTCCAAGAGTGCCCGGTTGCAGAAGTTGGTGGCATCCTCCAACGAGCAGAATGGTGATGAAGTCCAGATTCATGACATTCCTGGTGGACCGGTTGCTTTTGAAGTGTGCGCCAAGTTCTGCTATGGCATGACGGTCACCCTCAACGCTTACAATGTCGTTGCAGCTCGCTGCGCAGCTGAGTACCTGGAAATGCACGAGACAATGGAGAAGGGGAACCTCATCTACAAAGTTGATGTCTTCCTGAACTCTAGCATTTTTCGCAGCTGGAAGGATTCGATAATTGTTCTTCAGACTACCAAGTCTCTGCTACCTTGGTCGGAAGAACTGAAGTTGGTAACTCACTGCATCGATGCTATAGCTTCCAGGGCCTCTGTCGATGTTTCCAAGGTCAATTGGTCGTATACTTACAACAGGAAGAAGCTCCCGGAGGAAAATGGGAATGATCCCAACTGGAATGAGATTAGACATCGAACCGTGCCCAGGGATTGGTGGATTGAGGATTTGTGTGAGCTTGAAGTTGACATGTACAAGAGGGTTGTAACTAACATAAAAAACATGGGGATGGTTCCTAGTGAAGTAGTAGGGGAGGCATTGAAAGCATATGCTTTGAGAAGGCTGCCGGGATTTGGCAAGGGTACGATCCATTGTGGCGATATGTTGAAGGCCCAAGCCATGGTTGATGTGCTTGTGATGTTATTGCCTGCAGAGAGGGGAAGTGTGTCTTGTAGTTTCTTGCTTAAGTTGCTAAAAGCATCTCTTTTGGTTTGTTCAGGGGAAATGGTTAAGAGGGAACTCACAAGGAGAACAGGGCAGCAACTGGAGGAAGCTTCCGTGAGTGATCTTCTTATACCAACCCCAGAAGGCAAAACTGTGAGGTATGATGTTGAGATCGTGGGTCGAATGCTCGAGGAATTTATGATGCAAGATGAGGATGCTGAAAGTACTAGATTAGCAGAGGGCGATGAGATACATGAGACAAGAAAGCCGAGTATTTTGACAGAAGCTTCAAAGCTTATGGTGGCAAAGCTTGTTGATGGGTATCTTGCAGAGATCGCAAAGGATCCTGATCTGCCTTTATTGACATTTGTTAACCTTGCTGAGATGGTGTCTGGTTTTTCTCGACCTGCTCACGATGGCCTTTATCGAGCCATCGACACATATCTCAAG GAGCATCCTGGGATTAGCAAGAGCGAGAGGAAAAGGATATGCAGGCTGATGGACTGCAAGAAGCTATCTGTAGACGCATGTATGCACGCAGTGCAAAATGAGAGGCTGCCATTGCGCGTGGTTGTGCAGGTCCTCTTTTTTGAGCAGGTCCGGGCTGCAGCCTCTTCGGGCTGCAGCACCCCTGACCTTCCTAGAAGCATCAAGGAATTAAACAGCTGTTCCCATGGGAGCTCGAGGTCAGCAACAACCAACCCTGATGAAGATTGGGATGCCATGGCCACAGCCGAGGAGCTCAACGCCTTGAAAGCGGAGGTAGCCGCTCTAAGGCTGGGAGGTGATAGAAATGGCACAGACACCCGAGGCGACAAGGCTGCCATTACCAAAATGAAAGGATTGCTCATGTCAAAGAGGATATTTTCTAAGATCTGGTCGAGTAAGGCTGCGCAAGGGGACAACAGTGGCTCTGATTCCTCAGAGAGTCACGGTTCTGCCAATCCAGAGGAAGTTAAATCTACACCTATGAGAAACCGGAGGCATTCAGTGTCCTAG